One stretch of Caldinitratiruptor microaerophilus DNA includes these proteins:
- a CDS encoding DUF6513 domain-containing protein, whose amino-acid sequence MQRILCVTGTLAERALRATLADLAGEAEWEVQVLPITVASLMTTEWMAPRLTVPPGTDRVLIPGLCRGDVGALSARLGVPVERGPADLKDLPEFFGRRRRLVGYGEYSALLFAEVQSAPELPWERLLAQAEYYRASGADVVDLGCVPGRRWDGIGRAVSSLRERGFRVSVDTFDPWEMREGVAAGAEYVLSVTPSTVHLARDLRGATVVVVPDSDPPADPALDGLARAVERLRDWDIPFILDPLLAPINFGFAASLHRYVECRRRFPDAPMMLGAHHLTELLDADSTGVNAVIMGFAQELGIGHILTTEVIPWARGCVRELDRARRLMHFSHRRGVLPKHLDDSLLALKDRRPADYTEDEIRAFHAQVRDPNFRIFTDGLYIYAFNARTFVRGTDPAAIFRELNVSDAGHAFYLGRELERAAIALRLGKRYRQEQPLRFGYLTPGEEGAAAPDDTAPREAAG is encoded by the coding sequence ATGCAGCGGATCCTCTGCGTGACCGGCACCCTGGCCGAGCGCGCCCTCCGGGCCACCCTGGCCGACCTCGCGGGGGAGGCCGAGTGGGAGGTGCAGGTCCTTCCCATCACCGTCGCCTCCCTGATGACCACCGAGTGGATGGCACCCCGCCTCACGGTGCCGCCGGGGACGGACCGTGTCCTCATCCCGGGGCTGTGCCGGGGCGACGTGGGCGCGCTGTCCGCCCGCCTCGGGGTGCCGGTCGAGCGGGGGCCGGCCGACCTCAAGGACCTGCCCGAGTTCTTCGGCCGCCGGAGGCGCCTCGTGGGTTACGGCGAGTACAGCGCGCTCCTCTTCGCCGAGGTCCAGTCGGCCCCCGAGTTACCCTGGGAGCGCCTGCTCGCGCAGGCGGAGTACTACCGGGCCAGCGGGGCGGACGTGGTCGACCTGGGCTGCGTGCCCGGACGGCGGTGGGACGGGATCGGCCGCGCCGTCTCGTCCCTCCGCGAGCGGGGCTTCCGGGTGAGCGTCGACACCTTTGACCCGTGGGAGATGCGCGAGGGCGTGGCGGCGGGGGCGGAGTACGTGCTCAGCGTGACGCCGTCGACCGTTCACCTGGCGCGGGACCTGCGCGGCGCCACCGTGGTCGTGGTCCCGGACTCCGACCCGCCCGCAGACCCGGCCCTGGACGGGCTCGCCCGCGCCGTGGAGCGCCTCCGGGACTGGGACATCCCCTTCATCCTCGATCCCCTCCTGGCTCCCATCAACTTCGGCTTCGCCGCGTCCCTCCACCGCTACGTCGAGTGCCGACGCCGCTTCCCCGACGCCCCCATGATGCTGGGGGCGCACCACCTGACGGAGCTCCTCGACGCCGACAGCACCGGCGTGAACGCCGTGATCATGGGCTTCGCGCAGGAGCTGGGGATCGGCCACATCCTCACCACCGAGGTGATCCCGTGGGCGCGGGGGTGCGTGCGGGAGCTCGACCGCGCCCGGCGGCTCATGCACTTCAGCCACCGCCGGGGGGTCCTGCCCAAGCACCTGGACGACTCGCTCCTGGCGCTGAAGGACCGCCGCCCGGCCGACTACACGGAGGACGAGATCCGGGCCTTCCACGCCCAGGTGCGCGACCCGAACTTCCGCATCTTCACGGACGGGCTGTACATCTACGCCTTCAACGCCCGCACCTTCGTGCGCGGGACCGACCCGGCGGCCATCTTCCGGGAGCTCAACGTGAGCGACGCCGGCCACGCCTTCTACCTGGGCCGGGAGCTGGAGCGGGCGGCGATCGCCCTGCGGCTCGGGAAGCGGTACCGGCAGGAGCAGCCCCTGCGGTTCGGGTATCTCACGCCCGGGGAGGAGGGCGCGGCGGCGCCCGACGACACGGCCCCGCGGGAGGCGGCAGGATGA
- a CDS encoding DUF447 domain-containing protein, whose protein sequence is MILECIVTTRSPAGCINVAPMGVVPRGDAMVLRPFRDTTTYRNLVATRQAVVNSTDDACLFAHAALGDVRPPFVPARRVHGAILAGACRYWEVEVESIDGTPDRAEILCRVVAEGRLRDFIGFNRARHALLEATILATRLHVLPPAEVVAELERLALIVRKTGDPPELEAMAFVRDYVERWLARAGVAGGSER, encoded by the coding sequence ATGATCCTCGAGTGCATCGTGACCACCCGGAGCCCCGCCGGGTGCATCAACGTCGCCCCCATGGGGGTGGTGCCGCGGGGGGACGCCATGGTCCTCCGGCCGTTCCGGGACACGACGACCTACCGCAACCTCGTGGCCACCCGCCAGGCGGTGGTGAACAGCACGGACGACGCCTGCCTTTTCGCCCACGCGGCGCTGGGCGACGTCCGCCCCCCGTTCGTGCCGGCCCGGCGGGTGCACGGGGCCATCCTGGCCGGGGCGTGCCGGTACTGGGAGGTGGAGGTGGAGTCGATCGACGGGACGCCCGACCGTGCGGAGATCTTGTGCCGTGTGGTCGCCGAGGGACGCCTCCGGGACTTCATCGGGTTCAACCGGGCCCGTCACGCCCTCCTGGAAGCGACGATCCTGGCCACGCGGCTGCACGTCCTGCCGCCCGCCGAGGTCGTGGCGGAGCTGGAGCGCCTGGCGCTGATCGTCCGCAAGACGGGCGACCCGCCCGAACTGGAGGCCATGGCCTTCGTCCGGGACTACGTCGAGCGGTGGCTCGCCCGGGCCGGCGTCGCCGGAGGCAGCGAGAGGTGA